TTTTactcaaaattttattattttcctcTCTAGTCTCTAAGTAAAAGTATTTTCgacaaaattaccattttacctcttACATTAGTTTCCCCGTTACTTATGTCAATTGACATCTCACCATATATtgccatttatttatttattgcaaCTTTGTACATTTTCAAGATCTTGAAATCACATATTAAGTTGCTCAAGTACTAATTAAgagaaaaagacaaaaatgatTCCTTATGCAGGACAGATTTTGTTaagagaaaatgacaaaaatgattTCTTATGTAGGaaagattttgttatttaagattgtcaaaaataataattttattcttcGTCAAATGTTTACCAAATTTTATCTATTAAATTTGATGGAAATATTGAGAAAAAACttttcataaatatatataaaaaaggttctatcaaaacttaaatatataacataaaaattgCACTAGATCacactaattaaaaaaaaaaagcactAGATCACACTaaaaagatttattaaaatagttaaaattacacctaaaaaattatactctctccgttttaatttatttgttatgtTTTCACTTGATacgaaattttaaaaaggaagacttttgaattttgtgatcttaaatCAATGATATACCAAATGTACGAAAATGCCTTTTAATCTTGTGAACTTAAATATATCatgtgaaaaaataaaattaaagagttaccaaaattgaaagagatattttttaaacaaatttgaaaagaaaactatgacaaataaattgaaacaaaaggGAGTAGGGCTATTTAAAATCAAACCGTAACTGataaatcaatcacaaaattagTTTATTGGCTTAATGGAATTGAATTATCGAATTAACGATTGGTGAAcagattaaaaaattataattattattgtatcgATGCGGGGTTGCCCAATTTTTTTATTGGGTAAACGTTAATCCGTTAAGAATTATCGTAGTTACATTTTTACCATAAGtatatttgttaaataaatgCATGCATCCTCAAAATATAGACTTTCATATAATTCTTATTATGGTTTACAATTATAGAATTATCAGCTTAAGTAGGggtagaaaaattattttgtttgatGAAAGATCAATATATTGGTGagtgaaaatgaaaaaagaaagcaTGAAATGATTGAGCCAATACACTGCCAGATCAATATCTTATTAGTTGATTAACGAATTAGTATATTCAAAAGTCGATATCTAATTAGTCAAATTATTAAGTATAATTATCTGTCCGATCCAATCAAATCACAGGGTTGGTAAACTATTACTTATTTTAAAATGGAGAGAGTAGGTATATTCTCCTTTGTAATTTTTTCTGCAAGCTGTAACTCCACAATTTTCAAGATCTTGAAAccacaaattattatttttaataacagTCAATTTGGACGAAATAATTGCTTAAAATAGAAGCAAGTGCACCTCGTCGATACAAATCAATAATGTAGTACTTTTTGTTGACACTTTGAAattgattaatatttttgttactTCCTCCGTTCAACAATATTTGTTCATTACAAATTTTGGATAGTTATTAAGAAACTATCACCGTCAATTTGGGGCCTTCCAACCGTAATAAAACCGTGTTAGTTTTATTTGTGAGAATATTATTTGCCCGCTGAAAAAAATTACATTcatcattttaatttttattttacaaaatatctgtatttgaaatttaaacatgtaatatacatatttttacataaatagCAGCACAAAATCCTATTTTCTACACTTTACAATCTCAAAATTTACCATCTGAATTTCTAGGAATCCTTCGTGTCTTCATCTAAcaatattttttgcaaaaaataaaaataaaaaatgcttcacaatttatttcacaaattgcattataaattttaaaaaatatttaatacaaATAATGGTTGAAAATCTTTTATCTGACTATCATAAATCAATATGACCAAATAATGCTGACCTAAATAGATTCCTTTACTAAAATGTCTGACATTTTCACcttttgcaatttttttaattggacaatagctaaaaaaaaaatcatcccGTGAAAAATGATTCACGAAGATTCTCTATGTAATTATTGGTCAAAATATATCTCCTCAAACTAAATGATTATATTAAAAAAgtttattatgattttttaataaaagttgGAGGTAGGAGTAGACGAAATGAGGGAGGGAAATTAAAATGTGGAAAATCGgtacccacacttaacctcttaggtgggagaaccaacgatacaaaccccaactaataaatatgacaataacgcggaagctcaaacaatatatttttgccaaaacttgaaagtcatcacatgaaggacatctaaattctaaaactaagtctcaaattatcaaacaccaaataaataaataacatagcgtgtccaaaaactaaggacaccatgctaTGACAAGAGATTGCATCGCcagtgtaacaccccaaaatttttcactaagattcggaccgtTCTTCGTGTATGTATAGGATCGTATTAGACGATTGTAAGGTGCATGCATGAgctaggatcaattcctaagaaattAGAGAGTGTTGGatatgatttagggtcataagggatccctaaaaccaagctaagtccaaataATTGGTATtagctaagttttcgaatgagtccGTATAATGGTCGACTTCCAATGACCatatctttttgaatataacgaactgggtggcccatgacctatcaaattaaaggtctttgagtcttctttccaacccACCAAAATTGCAATTGtttgagtttggagtcaaaagttatgactatattacgatggactagtactgcagaaatttcaggcctgggctaTAACTGCGGAAAACCTGGGCTtggtgccgcagtggcgcgatgcgccactatagcgccaggaacaagcctcagtagtttggtccttggcgcgacgcaccactattaggtgtgcagggtttttaagcccattttccaaaatccagaaaatttaggcttggcgctgcaagggcacgacgcgccactatagcgccagaaaacagcctcagtagtttggtccttggcgcgatgcgccactattaggttgcagggtttttaagcctaaaattgacttggcgctgcagtggtgcGGCGTGCCACTATAGTGCCAGGAGAGTTTTAGtccatttttccagatttttgaggaagggcaaattggacttTCCCCCCAATTATATATACTATAGCCTTGGACGATTTTGACcatattttcaatcttttgcctctctctaaaagccctaaaatccaccctcttctctctcaatccatCTCTAACAAGGATTTCCTTCAAgaatttcaaggattcaagccttccattgaagacctaacattaaggttccttcaaagtcttcaccaaggtatgtaaggctactcaaagcatgggttgagtccacccatatgCCCTATATCTTCTTTTGAGATTGAATGttcttaagaatggagtttattgatagatttatgtccaaatgggtctttttcatctattaactaaatgtttattatgttgatgttgttgagtcaagaaagtgatgtgctacatgttgatATAAGTTGTTAAACAAGTTTTGTTAATTTCcgtaaatatgttgtttatcttaaattgttgagtTAGAACCTTGAAGtcttgatgagtcccaaaaagatttgttaaatgaatagaggaacgagtggataggtttgtatgttgttataaatgcatatttaaactactcttgaaagatatgattgagattgattggatagtatgattgggagaggtttgattgtgatagaattgatgatttgataaggtcccaaatgagacttgtcgatatgatttgattgagttgattggatggagttttatgagcattgagtcttggaaggagtatcgagcaccgaattgggtaagagtaagtaataactcgaatctaataactacgtcgccaaatgtagaaggggattgaaccattaaagttggatgcttccccaaaaattattgtcctgatatgataggacttggttggattagatccatgattggttgattcgttcataccctggcaaagtatgaacggatgtggcaacaatgtcggcttgttgtactatcactggctcacaagtgatggttgtcggataagagaaactcccatataggtcttgatagtactctgagtcggtttaggttgaattgtatgtgactggccccgtctaaaccatattcttgtttagacttaggacacttgattgagttgttctttctcctgagttgagattccgagttgatttgattcttccttgatgtttgtttcattcggtcattttatatactcgtacattctatgtactgacgccatttggcctgcatcatttcatgatgcagagacaagtactagagatcattaaCCGGCGCactgttgaagatctattcactttcagctagtcggtgagtcctccctatttccggaggataccgagattattTTTATAGCTTTAATTTGTTTctcttattttaaattttggtagccatggacttgtcattggcaccctttgaattgttgatagaggcttcatagactagaatGTGAAAATGTTAAAttgttcattttgactagttttattctcgCTAGTAGTTGATTGGTTatatgtttggcctttggccctaaattatgaatagtatccttatgattgagtcttccactgatagaatgtgactgaatgaaagtgtgactgaaccaagtggttcgcttgaaggccaaaaatgactttcgaatgccgtccacgtctagggtaccctctcggggcgtgacagctAGCTAGATGGATAACTCAACCTGCAATCcgatgaactggagactgactagagatGAGGTCGAGTCAAAGTTGGTgaaacactcgctgcactccataaaataaaataagaaaagatacaagtagggggcagtacaggacaacatgtattgagtaggtatcatcgtccgactcaaaatagaaatcaatatgcaataagtaatagcggaaaatcaaccgtagcacttaacaggtagcaaccaacaagatcaagatcaagatcaagtgacaacataatgaacaatttcataaccaatcaacaatattaagatcacacatgaggactcaagcctccacatcacactcttttggaaaatgagttattgaagattgggtagcattaagtcattttaatttgtttttctttaataatactgtgtcgaaatgtgatttccgatccaaatatatagtgttggaacgtgacacccgatccaaatataccctGTCGgcacgtgacacccgatccaaatataattaatttatcattcttcatgattacaccatttttgatagggcaagttcaagattatggatttcatggcctcgggatttcagatcAATCACAACagcatatcaaccatccaaaccacaacaattaaatgtgtagtaaacttcacacattactcaatgaatatcaatcactattaagagtctatatatgatatagaataaaccataacctacctcaatcgaaaaactgaagtaaagcaagctaatccaccaaagctttttctttcttcaatgcctcacgttttcaatctatcaagtatacaataGTCGTAAGCAAACGAGTCCGTAGATCCAAAACTTACCAatttctataatcaatttcttaaatctCAAGCGTAGGGTTAAGTCTTAACTTCTACAATTAATATAATTCTAATGGTATTCATACAACACAATAccctaatatttaattttatatatatatatatatatatatatatatataatgatagtatcataacttgaatcataatatgatagttatatttattataggaagatttcaaaatcaaaattaatttaCGCAAATCAGTACTTAAACACAACAATAAATATTTACTGgcgaattaatttattttatgcaGAATGTCAATTGTATGTCTATTCCATAATATAAAACTCCTTCAAATGATTGGACCAATCATTAGCCCTAATTAACCACTAAGTTTTGTAAAAACAATACAAACAGAAACGATACGTGCCCCTTCAATTTGTAAGGCTAATATTGCAGCAAATTTAAAAATCTCTACTCCCCCCAccaacataaaataatagtttatACATATTAGAAATCACCACATAAATTGGAGTATCTTTTACCTGGAaaaattttgtttttcttgtcGGCATAGACGTCGTTCTACTTGTAATTTGGATGAAGATTCCGCAGTAATTTGTGcaatgtcaattttttttttattaaacctCACTAACTAATTCTAATAGATGGGCCAAGTGACataaggtattaaataaattatggaCTTGGCCCATTAatcactttttaaaattaaaattttaaaatttatccgCTAATTAAATAACCGTAGTTAAGCGAGTAATTTACAATTCCCATTTATAATTTATGGAAAAGatcttttattaaataaaaatctctcatactcaaaatgacctaatggatCGTTACAATCTGACAAAAAAAGATACGATGATGTAATTTTGCACGTACTAAATATTATTATGTACTAAAAAGGTGAAAACAAGACAAAGCTTAATTCATTGTTTAATTAAGATtagaaactttcaaaaatagcaAAGATTTCAAACTATAGGTAATGTTTGTTACTTACATAACGTACGTGGCTACAGCTTGAATAGCTATTCAGGTTACGATTTGTATACTTCGTGttactattaaatatttatataaataagaCTCTCAATTTACTTAATGATAAAcgcaataatttttaaaaaaatcccaagaatcatgcataattcaacgaatcaagaaaaaaatctcatgaatCACTCATTGTATTTAAATCAattgattttttgttttttagaaataaatctcaaaattattatttttttatctgtGATACCAAATGTGTcatttagattttaaatttatactctttaattataactttattattttaaatataattaatattatgtaaattaaataataaacttTCAACACTTTATAAATAGACTAGACATTGGAGCGCGTGCTGATGTTATTCATTTTGTCCTAATTTATGCGATACAAATTACAcgttattttcaaataaaatatgttatttttttctatctcaatttatatgacctTGATAAATTTTGAGAGACAACCGAataatttatgtcatttaaatttttaagttgttaattattatgatttatagtaCTGTTTagtcatttcaaataatatatgctaCTTCCTTTGTTCCAAAATTTATGTAGCATCGATAGAATTTCGAAAGTTAATCGagccttttatatattttttaaatattttaagttattaattattgtaatttataatatttttttatgtagtttttaaatatataacatactaaaaaaagaaaataatacaaaaaaattgaaacaaaaaacaacaaaaaatgaCTAAATTATCCCTATCTAGGAAGCAGGCATGTTGACAAACACCTACCTCCCAATATATGTTACTATTTatttctcaatttatatgatactGATGCAATTCAGAGAGTtagttatttttctaaaataatttaaaaatattttaaagtataatctattatttttttacgtcgttgttaaataatatatattactccCTTGATCACAATCTATATGGCACAGATGAAATGCAAAGtcaattgaattttttatatgatttaaaaatattttaagttattaattattatgatttataatattttttacttttatataatttttaaataataaaataattaaattgataCGAATAGAGtactaataaatattaataaaagcagaatgacataaatatttctaaaaagttGTGCTAATAATACTCCGAAGAAAGTACTAAACATTTTAAATGACGCCCATAAGCTTTAAACTAAAAGTATAAATATTCTAGAACATGCGTTAAGCAGCAACATACAAATTGTTTAAAagaacatacatgaaaaatattgaaaataccCTTGGCATACAAGCAGGCATGTTCCAAAAGTTTGAATAGTCATATAGCTGCCTTTTCTGTAGTATTTTTTGCAGCCACGTTTCCTAACCTTTTGTTGACGCTTTgaaattgattatatttttatcatatctaGAAACATCTGTATGTTTAACAAGTTACTTTCTTTATCTCAATTTGTTGTgtgatatttttaaattttaagttgTTGAGCAAACATGTGAGTTTGTTTGGAGTTTTGCTTTTGAAACAAGACAAAGTTAAAATTGTATAAAGCAAACACTTGCAACAATTTCATATACAAAATCTTCCAAGATTATATCGTTTCAAAtcaaagaagagagaaaaagatcACCATATATTATAAGATATGATGTAATTGTGCATGTACTAAAAAGGTGGAAACGAGACAAAGCCTAATTCattgtttaattaattaatatcctTGGAAGATTGGTGGAGGTGGTGATGCGTAAATTGAAACAATATTTGATGGAAGGACAACATGTTCGAAAGGCGGTGGGGGGGAGTGGATGGGTGGTGGTGGAGAATGTACTAGAGGTGGAGGACGGGTGGTGCTATTGGGAATACAACCATGGAACTTGTTATTAGCAAACACAATGACAGAAGCCAAAGAATTTCCAAGAGTCTCAGGGATGTTAGACACGAATCAATTGTCATTCCAGAACAAAGAATCAACATCTTTGTCAAACAACTCTCCCTCAAAGTTGTTAAACCTTAAATCCAACTACTTGAGGCTAGACATGTTTAAAACAAACCTAGGGAAAGGGCCAACAAGACGATTATTACTAACATCAAACTCATGCATCAATGTAAGCTTTGAAAAACTCTCTGGAATAATTCCACAAAATCTATTGGAATTTAGGTGAAACAAAGCTACATCTGTCAATAATCCTAATTCTACAGGAAAATAACCTGCTATATATGCATGATTCAGATCAATCCCAGCAACAACAGTGACATTAGGATCATCTAAGGCAGGCGAACAGAACACGCCTTCATAGTTACAAACATCCGGACCTTTCCAATTGCTAGTGAATTCAGAAGGGTCAGAATATACAGATTCTTTCCATGCCTTTAACGCAATACTAGAATTAGGAAATGTGTACTCTACATTCACCTCGAATTCATAGTTATCCCGGGTAAATTACCATTTTCAGCAAGTGTTGAAAGTTGTCGTCGTGCAAGCAATGATGCCTCATGGTCATTGAGTGCACAAGATAAAGAAAACAGAACAGAAGAGATCAGCAAGAGACTGAAAAAACATCGATACACCTGCATTTTCGAAGGGGAATTTCCGACTAACAAGCTGCCTCAGAAGAACCAACCCCCAAGGCTGCCCCTATGGAAGATGATATACAAAAGAACTATTGGTTAAACACAATAAGAATTACTTGAGATAAAAAATGTTCATCATATGAGAAATGAAGATTgattttttcccctttttttgtGGGAGATATAGTTGCAGGATGAGGTCAAATTATGTCAATCCAGAGTTTGAAATGGGTAATTAGGCCAATGGTGATGAATCATGCAATGAATTTCACCACAGAATAATAGAAGAAACAAAGGTAAACCTTAAATTGCTCTAAGTCATTGGTTTACATTTCTCAAAatataaacaacaaaaaaaaaaatgaatgtatCATTTTACAAAGAAGTAAGGAGATTTACTTTAGCTTAACATGATTTTTTCTTGGGCTgctatttaataaataaatttattaattttatatacatttttataGATGCATTGACGATAATTAGCAATCAGTACATCCTATGCTTTCCACATATTTACTCTTATATGTTCGTATGGAACATCAGTGCTTTAAAAGGCAGAGGCGTTTTACATAGGTCTTGGTGAGGCGTAAGGCCCATGAAAATTTAAATTACCCGTAATATCattaacttttgaaatttgataGACATAGAGGGATTTGAAACCCAATTCTGCCTTTCTAAAACACCTGTGAAACATAATCCCATGGAATTTGTGTCAATCAAACGCACGTAGGCTGTAGCTATCCATGCCACAAAAAACTACACATTGCGAAAAAATGAATCAACAACTCTATCCATACAAAGCACTTTTTGTGCAGGAACACTCACGGATCATTGGTGGAACTCAGAAATGTACTAAATATTCAGACATGTAAATGTCAAATGATTCAATATATTCTAATCTTTCATAAACCGGTACATGTCAAAATTGCTAACCAATGAATTCCCTCCACGTCGAATTTGGTCGTAAGATATTCCAAGGTTATGAAGCCTGACTTGCAGAGTGAATGGTAAAGTAGGACATAAAGTTATTCAATGAAAAGCTTTTAGTCCAAATACCCTCAAAATTTCTTGACAAAGAAAGTTACTGGGTAGAACATACTCATCCCTGAAGAACGTACGCCAACTTCCATGAGGAAAAGCCAATGAATAATCAACTCAGTTAGACGGTCTCTGGCATGCAACAAACAACTGCCAACTGATAAAAGCAATCAGCAATGAGCTGAATAGCTCAAAGCCAACCACTTTTGGAAGGTGCCAACCCAAGCCTCGCCTCAGATAACTGCAAACACCACAGCAGTAGCTTAGCAAGTCTTTTTTTTCTGAATCAGTAATGAAAAAGACAATTAAAACACAAGCAATTATTTTCTTGGCAAGAGAAGCTATTGCTTCCAGATCAGGTTCTCAGCTTACAAATTCATGTCAAATTAATACTGGACAAATTATTGCTCATTAGCAATGCAAACTGACCCCGTGTCCAACCCATTTTAtgttatttagttttttttagtgACTGAGAAACCCGTCTGGAGCGAACCTTTTGGGCCAACCGCAACCTTTGAAACTCGGGGATGATGGGTCAGCCCTTCTACCCTTCATCAGTTTGCTTTGGTGCATGGCTCAAACTTGTGACCTAAGATACAAGTCCCTCAACCTTTGCCAAACCCTGGGAGCTTTATGtcatttagtttatttttttaatttctcaagCACAAAAAAAGTTTATCCACAAACTTCCTGGGCACTTCCTGATGTTCTAGACTTTAAAATTGCCATAATTTTACAATTTATGTGCAAAGGGCCACATAGGGTGAAGGACTATCCAAAGTGTGGGCAACTAAATGTGATGGTGGTCCATTTGGACTGTTAAACAGGAGATTTCAATTAAATGGGACGAAAGAGAGTGAGGCAATTTAGTATATGAtgtaaaaaattgaaaaatatgctGCTGGAGCACTTACTAGATACAGGAGAATATTAAAAAGTTTATACGGTTCAAAAAGACAACAAGAAATTTCCCAAACTAGAGTTGGTTTGTGTTATAAAAGACAGAGAACTAATGTAGATCAAAATGGACATTCTTTTTACTTGATGTATGCATAATGCATTTTGATAATTGTTATCCCCTTATATACAGCCTAAGTTGCTCTGATTCGGATGTGAGTGTCTGATATGAGTGCAGATCTAGAGGTCGGATCCTTCATGATCCAAACTCTAAGATTCGGGGTTACGGATCCAGGTTCAGATACGGGTGTGGGGATTCggctaaaaaaaattctaaaatcagAGTTATAAAAACATGTCTAAATTAAGAGACATTATATGGAAATCTTACAAGGTTTTCTAAGGAGAAAATATTGATCAAGAGGAGAATCCCAGACGGAGATAAAAGGAAAAGGGCCGACATAGAAATTTTTATATACAAGGtattccattttcttcaatttcacttTAGCTTTAGTTTTTATCAGTCCCAAATTTCTCCATCGATTTTGGTTGAAGTACCCAAAATCGGTTAACCAGATCCGGTATGGATCCCACACCTACAACGTGTCGACATGGGTGTGGCACCAAAAGTGAAAAATCCGAGCAACTTAGTTTCCAGCCATATCCACTATCATTGTACACAAAAAATTCAAGTTCCAAAGAATTTTCTCCAGGCAGTAGAAGTATTTACTATTACAATCCAAAAGTTTTACTGCTTCATTCATGTGAAACAGctacttatatttattttttaaatttttagagaGATCATTCTGGGTCACCCCTTAGGACCGACTGCAGCATTGCTCATTTCAAACTCGGGGATAATGGACCCACCCCTCTACCCTTTCCACTCCATGAAGCAGCTAATTGATATTTGCATTCATTCTGGATTAATTTACTATAGTAAGAAAAACAAACCTGGTTATGGATGGCATTGTTGCCACAATCCCAGCACATGCATATATGATAGGTATCAAAGTCTTGGGTTTGTTTTTCCGAAGCCACATAAGAGAACCCAATGCTGCTAGTGATATACTGAAAACCTGAAGAAAGAAATAAGACCAAATGTTTAagtcaaaaagaataaatgatAGGAAAGACGTGATAGACTTCATCTCAACTCCATGCTGCGTAGTGATAAATTATACTAAATAACGAAGGTGATGTTCTCTCTTCCctcttccttcttttctttttgcttATTCTTTTGGGTGTGGAGATGGGATTTACAGGGTCGGGTATTTTGGGGGAAGGAGGTGCTACACTGCAAAGGCTAATAAAttgaccattaagaataaaattcTACCAAATTCGCATTTGCTTCTAGGCCTTGCAAGATGTAGTCCCATGTGAACTCCAATCCTCTAGCACCCACCCAAAGAGGTACCAGTCTATGCAGAACAGAATCAGCAAAAGCCCACCCTGTGAACACAAAAACAATGGCATTAGAATAAAGAAAGTTGTAGCAGTTTTAAAGGCAaatattctttcttttcctttttgatacATACATTTGTTTCAATTGCTACTCCTTGGTTTAACTTCACcaaaagaaaattctaaagGGTCACAATAAGATCAACATGATGGAACTAAGAATTATGTCCAACAAACGAGAAAATACTATTGCCATGTGTCCCCTTCTTAAGATGCAATACTGTCATTGGAACTCTCATTCTCAATCATACGACTCCTTTGACCACTTGTGCCTGCATCTTTAGAATTATTTGAAATGACGCAATATGACTTTACCTATTCAAGTTTGTGCTTTAACAAACTTTCACAAGAAGAAATGGTGTCAATGAGAAAGACACTAATCCAATTTCTATTAAGTTGGATATTTTTGCTAGCAACTCAGTTCAGATTCACAATCCACAACTTTGCTAAACAATCATGACATGGTTTTCAGTCTCACTTGCAGAACATGTAGGGAAGCTGTTCGGTGGGCATTGCTAATCCTAACAACGGTACCAGACAAGATACTCATTTTCCCATGGTCTCAGGTTAAACAACtcatgtcttggaagttgaaaCAAAAGTATAGTTCATGATTCAGGTCGTCACACCAACCATGACTTAACAACATACTATCTTCTCATGTAGCTAAAAGCTTCAAGCACGCAAACCATTGCAGAAGAAGTTAGCGTAGATAAGGTGTTAATTCAGCGAATGATACCCCATTATCTGCCTTCCATTTTATAAATACTCTTTACCTTCTGAACAATCCAGTAAACCAATTAAAACAGGTATTCGCCAAATCGTGTAGGCCAGCATtttgaaacaattcctaattcTCAATTGCTGGATTTCCGGCTGACTTGTCATGCTAAATAGGTTTACTCACCCagtaatcaaaatttaactaagTCATGTTATTTCAGGAAGAAATAAATCATACTCACCTAGTCCAACAGCTTGAAACTTATGATTCTGTGAAATATTTCTGTGTGTTAACTGTGTCAATGCAATATATA
This Solanum dulcamara chromosome 1, daSolDulc1.2, whole genome shotgun sequence DNA region includes the following protein-coding sequences:
- the LOC129895092 gene encoding pollen-specific leucine-rich repeat extensin-like protein 1, with amino-acid sequence MQVYRCFFSLLLISSVLFSLSCALNDHEASLLARRQLSTLAENEYTFPNSSIALKAWKESVYSDPSEFTSNWKGPDVCNYEGVFCSPALDDPNVTVVAGIDLNHAYIAGYFPVELGLLTDVALFHLNSNRFCGIIPESFSKLTLMHEFDVSNNRLVGPFPRFVLNMSSLK
- the LOC129881013 gene encoding uncharacterized protein LOC129881013; amino-acid sequence: MTVFHFFNCAILTFGPHAVYYSATPLSEYDTLWTSIKAAVVYLVTALVKLVCLATFLNVSESESDNFDPYQELLKALFGFIEVAGLYIALTQLTHRNISQNHKFQAVGLGWAFADSVLHRLVPLWVGARGLEFTWDYILQGLEANANLVFSISLAALGSLMWLRKNKPKTLIPIIYACAGIVATMPSITSYLRRGLGWHLPKVVGFELFSSLLIAFISWQLFVACQRPSN